Proteins encoded in a region of the Paucibacter sediminis genome:
- a CDS encoding FmdB family zinc ribbon protein: MPIYAYRCSTCGHAKDVLQKLSDAPLSTCPACGAESFSKQVTAAGFQLKGSGWYATDFKGGSAGTAAPATAAGGAAAAAAPAADAAPAAASSTPCGGSCACH; encoded by the coding sequence ATGCCGATCTACGCCTACCGCTGCAGTACCTGCGGTCACGCCAAAGACGTGCTGCAAAAGCTGTCTGATGCCCCGCTGAGCACCTGCCCCGCCTGCGGGGCCGAGAGCTTCAGCAAGCAAGTCACCGCCGCCGGCTTCCAGCTCAAGGGCTCGGGCTGGTACGCCACCGATTTCAAGGGTGGCAGCGCCGGCACGGCCGCGCCCGCCACCGCGGCAGGCGGCGCCGCTGCCGCCGCTGCGCCCGCGGCCGACGCTGCGCCGGCCGCGGCCTCGTCCACGCCTTGCGGGGGCTCCTGCGCCTGCCATTGA
- a CDS encoding DUF502 domain-containing protein — translation MRKYIIAGLLVWLPLAITIWVLHQVLGVVNGVFDSLLGALKVVSPSSLHDGISSLSDVPGLGLVILVGGLLLTGMFVANIFGQWWLRQWDKLMSSIPIVKSIYSSVKQVSDTLFSSSGNAFREAVLVQYPREGSWTIAFVTGSPSGEVAQHFPEEHVSLYVPTTPNPTSGFFLMMPRTSIRSLDMSVDEALKYIISMGVVAPNTGHAAAAPTERNLPG, via the coding sequence GTGAGAAAGTACATCATCGCCGGCCTGCTCGTCTGGCTACCGCTTGCCATCACCATCTGGGTGTTGCATCAGGTGCTGGGCGTCGTCAACGGCGTGTTCGACTCGCTGCTGGGTGCCCTCAAGGTGGTCTCGCCCAGTTCGCTGCACGACGGCATCTCCAGCCTCAGCGACGTGCCGGGCCTGGGCCTGGTGATCCTGGTGGGCGGCCTGCTGCTCACCGGCATGTTCGTGGCGAACATCTTCGGCCAGTGGTGGCTCAGGCAATGGGACAAGCTGATGTCCAGCATCCCCATCGTCAAGAGCATCTACAGCTCGGTCAAGCAGGTCTCGGACACCCTGTTCTCCAGCAGCGGCAACGCCTTTCGCGAGGCGGTGCTGGTGCAGTACCCGCGCGAGGGCAGCTGGACCATCGCCTTCGTCACCGGCTCGCCCAGCGGCGAGGTGGCGCAGCATTTCCCCGAGGAGCATGTGAGCCTGTACGTGCCCACCACGCCGAACCCGACCTCGGGCTTCTTCCTGATGATGCCGCGCACCAGCATCCGCTCGCTGGACATGAGCGTGGACGAGGCGCTCAAGTACATCATCTCGATGGGGGTGGTGGCGCCGAATACCGGCCATGCGGCAGCC